Proteins encoded within one genomic window of Haladaptatus sp. QDMS2:
- a CDS encoding DUF5812 family protein, protein MKKTGTFLCTHAEADSAILRDVTDGQVHTLGSNPGVEEGDAIEGTLAPEPPMEVSWQLVSVERRWQIPVERSDESPTKLERDLAADQEVGGLTTRERAGIGEIHVLTVEPDMTDSVVEDVLEDGATLERAARLGVNRVEIRAASGVVAVRYLP, encoded by the coding sequence ATGAAAAAGACGGGCACGTTTCTCTGCACCCACGCAGAGGCCGACTCGGCAATTCTTCGAGACGTCACCGACGGCCAGGTTCACACGCTCGGGTCAAATCCCGGCGTCGAAGAGGGCGACGCCATCGAGGGTACCCTCGCGCCCGAACCGCCGATGGAGGTTTCGTGGCAACTCGTCTCCGTCGAGCGCCGTTGGCAAATCCCCGTCGAGCGAAGCGACGAATCGCCGACGAAGTTAGAACGCGACCTCGCCGCAGACCAGGAGGTGGGTGGCCTCACGACCCGCGAACGGGCCGGTATTGGCGAGATTCACGTCCTCACGGTCGAACCGGACATGACCGACTCGGTGGTCGAAGATGTCCTCGAAGACGGCGCAACACTCGAACGCGCCGCTCGTCTCGGCGTCAACCGGGTCGAAATTCGCGCCGCATCCGGCGTCGTCGCGGTGCGCTATCTCCCCTGA